The Suncus etruscus isolate mSunEtr1 chromosome 14, mSunEtr1.pri.cur, whole genome shotgun sequence genome contains a region encoding:
- the LOC126027534 gene encoding LOW QUALITY PROTEIN: leukocyte immunoglobulin-like receptor subfamily A member 6 (The sequence of the model RefSeq protein was modified relative to this genomic sequence to represent the inferred CDS: inserted 1 base in 1 codon), translating to MTPLMALLCLGLSVGTRTPVQAGALPRPTLWAEPGSLVPWGRLVTLWCRGTLGAKKFHLYKTGSSFPWEVQLPLEPGDKAKFSVSYMTESDAGTYHCSYLNLTGWPVYSKPLELVVTGLDSKPSLSAFPSPVVASGETVTLQCGSQRGYDTFVLTQEGDPESPWKLGSKNLPSGQHQALFYIGPVPSRHRWSIRCYGLFSNTTMLWSHPSDPLQLLVSGTSRRPSLLSLQGLIVTPGQTPTLQCHSKDAYSTFALYKEESQDIRQHPGYHVQAGLSQANFTLGPVSASNGSQYRCIGRHNFTSLWSEPSDPVNILVTGQLPYTPALSVEPGPSVSPGNNVTLMCQSKTRXDTFLLAKEETVDPPLSIKMNKTEEITQAQFSFHPVTSAHGGTYRCYSSNSFSPYWLSHPSVPLQFQVSATRDYTMGNLIRLGIAGFILLVLGILLLEAWHNQRRS from the exons ATGACGCCCCTCATGGCCCTGCTCTGTCTGG GGCTGAGTGTGGGCACCAGGACACCAGTGCAGGCAG GAGCCCTCCCCAGACCCACCCTCTGGGCTGAGCCAGGGTCTTTGGTTCCCTGGGGGAGACTCGTGACCCTGTGGTGTCGAGGGACCTTAGGGGCCAAGAAGTTTCATCTGTATAAAACGGGAAGTTCATTCCCCTGGGAAGTGCAGTTACCACTGGAGCCAGGGGACAAGGCTAAGTTCTCTGTCTCTTACATGACAGAATCAGATGCAGGGACTTACCATTGTTCCTATCTCAATCTCACTGGCTGGCCAGTGTACAGTAAACCCCTGGAGCTGGTGGTCACAG GCCTGGACAGCAAACCATCCCTCTCAGCCTTTCCAAGCCCTGTTGTGGCCTCCGGGGAGACTGTGACCCTCCAGTGTGGCTCACAACGGGGATATGACACATTCGTCCTGACTCAGGAGGGAGACCCTGAGAGCCCCTGGAAACTTGGCTCAAAAAATCTCCCCAGTGGGCAACACCAGGCCCTGTTCTATATTGGCCCTGTGCCCTCCCGCCACAGGTGGTCCATCCGGTGTTACGGCCTTTTCTCAAACACAACAATGTTGTGGTCTCACCCCAGCGACCCGCTGCAGCTCCTCGTCTCGG GTACCTCTAGAAGACCCTCCTTGCTGAGCCTGCAGGGCCTGATTGTgaccccaggacagaccccaaCCCTGCAGTGTCACTCTAAGGACGCCTATAGCACTTTTGCTCTCTACAAGGAGGAGAGCCAGGACATTCGCCAGCACCCTGGCTACCATGTCCAGGCTGGACTCTCTCAGGCCAACTTCACCCTGGGCCCTGTGAGTGCCTCCAATGGGAGCCAATATCGCTGCATTGGGAGACACAATTTCACCTCCCTATGGTCGGAGCCCAGTGACCCCGTGAATATCCTAGTGACAG GACAGCTCCCCTACACTCCAGCCCTCTCAGTAGAGCCAGGTCCCTCAGTGTCCCCAGGAAACAATGTGACTCTGATGTGTCAGTCCAAGACTC CAGACACTTTCCTGCTGGCCAAAGAGGAGACAGTCGATCCCCCACTGAGCATCAAAATGAATAAGACAGAGGAGATAACACAGGCCCAGTTCTCCTTCCACCCTGTGACCTCAGCCCATGGTGGCACTTATAGGTGCTACAGCTCTAACAGCTTCAGCCCCTACTGGCTGTCACACCCCAGTGTCCCCCTGCAGTTCCAGGTTTCAG CCACCCGAGACTACACCATGGGGAATCTCATCAGGCTGGGCATAGCTGGCTTCATCCTGCTGGTCCTCGGGATTTTGCTACTGGAGGCTTGGCACAATCAAAGGAGAAGCTGA